One segment of Panicum virgatum strain AP13 chromosome 3K, P.virgatum_v5, whole genome shotgun sequence DNA contains the following:
- the LOC120699073 gene encoding uncharacterized protein LOC120699073 isoform X1 yields MDLIVVATAPSGIAASIMPGGRTAHSRFKIPIKLSGNTMCSFTKQSGTAELLRKASLIIWDELAMTKRQAVEALDRSLRNIMSCDIAFEGKVMLFGGDFRQVLPVVPRGTRAQITDATLLRSYIWESVRRIRLTQNMRAQADTRFADYLLRFGNGTEEAFDGDYVWLPDDILIHNPPEDDSIDILIDQVFPNLVANCTSTSYMCERAILSTRNEHVDAVNALMIDRFPGKQKIFYSFDSVDDNSRNNYPLDFLNSITSNGLPPHELKVKKNCPVILLRNLDPHNGLCNGTRLMLKLLMGSMQERGCS; encoded by the coding sequence ATGGATCTTATTGTTGTTGCTACTGCTCCATCTGGTATAGCTGCTTCCATTATGCCTGGTGGGCGCACCGCACATTCTCGCTTCAAGATTCCAATAAAACTTAGTGGCAATACTATGTGTAGCTTTACAAAGCAGAGTGGCACAGCAGAGCTGCTTAGAAAGGCATCTCTGATAATATGGGATGAGCTTGCAATGACTAAGAGGCAAGCAGTTGAGGCTCTTGATAGATCACTTAGGAATATAATGAGTTGTGATATTGCGTTTGAAGGGAAGGTTATGTTGTTTGGTGGTGACTTCAGACAGGTTCTTCCTGTGGTGCCGCGTGGAACAAGAGCTCAGATCACTGATGCAACCTTACTGAGATCATACATATGGGAAAGTGTTCGGCGGATCAGGTTGACCCAGAACATGCGAGCTCAGGCTGATACAAGGTTTGCAGATTACTTATTGAGGTTTGGTAATGGGACCGAGGAAGCATTTGATGGTGACTACGTGTGGCTTCCTGATGACATTTTGATTCACAATCCTCCAGAGGATGATTCCATTGACATCCTTATTGATCAGGTGTTCCCGAATCTTGTTGCTAATTGCACTTCTACCTCTTATATGTGCGAGCGTGCGATACTATCCACCAGGAATGAACATGTTGATGCCGTGAATGCACTTATGATTGATAGATTTCCGGGGAAGCAGAAGATTTTCTATAGCTTCGACTCTGTGGATGATAACTCACGTAATAATTATCCTCTTGATTTTCTCAACTCGATTACCTCTAATGGGCTGCCCCCTCATGAGTTGAAGGTTAAGAAGAATTGTCCTGTTATATTGCTTCGTAATCTTGATCCTCATAATGGCCTTTGCAATGGAACTCGGTTGATGCTGAAATTGTTAATGGGCAGCATGCAGGAAAGAGGGTGTTCATAA
- the LOC120699073 gene encoding uncharacterized protein LOC120699073 isoform X2, which yields MITAIEAVYRLYAFKLYSMSPPILQMQVHLEGMLMVAYKSTDNLNNVVKSEKSQRSMLTEYFNVNRSNPATRQYLYREFPEHFTWNKSKKFWKPRKVKRIQIGRLVYANPAEEEERSRDHYRELTEEQNLGFDEDHLKIVETLNAEQMAGYEEILDHVLKNKGQVFL from the exons ATGATAACTGCTATAGAGGCTGTGTACAGATTATATGCATTTAAGTTGTATTCTATGTCTCCACCTATACTGCAGATGCAGGTACACCTTGAGGGTATGCTTATGGTTGCCTATAAGTCTACTGATAACCTGAATAATGTTGTCAAGTCTGAAAAATCACAGAGGTCCATGCTTACAGAGTATTTCAATGTGAATAGATCAAACCCTGCAACTCGCCAATATCTCTATAGAGAGTTTCCTGAGCACTTCACCTGGAACAAGTCAAAGAAGTTCTGGAAGCCTAGGAAGGTTAAAAGGATTCAGattggcaggttggtctatgcAAATCCTGCCGAAG AGGAAGAGCGATCAAGGGATCATTATAGGGAACTTACTGAGGAGCAGAACCTTGGGTTTGATGAGGATCATCTGAAGATTGTTGAGACACTTAATGCAGAACAAATGGCTGGTTATGAGGAAATTCTTGATCATGTTTTGAAGAACAAAGGACAGGTGTTTTTGTAG
- the LOC120700869 gene encoding uncharacterized protein LOC120700869, whose amino-acid sequence MHGVEENDFDQLNPEDYGPADIEDNQARVFHHQDFQYQYAVDADIGYKGSDPYDAVYKDLPKKHHVLKKAKNCQFCHAKRFPGEGPAFCCRKGKVNIYILEIPVELRRLFASQTDNDAKYFRKHIRYFNSHFSFTSFGVSIDHNLASARGTGVYCFKAHGQIYHRLDQYNIELNTSISVDQRRYNAPRMDQVAAIWMDGNDPQQRFSRSIIIYGSEDRPHYIRAYHGCYDPLAYPVLCPDGETGWEDKKIEYQDPPPAKPKRKYTKRKNQDDLSDGESGAVQLQPPKKGKHRHSVYYNFNGEDHDMDEQSGDEDDPNDELDDIAGGGSRRRVTAREYYCFKLQIREGQFNVFFHAGQLFQQFAVDMYVKVESMRLDWYAKPANQAIIRVDLYQGLLDTLAAGEVDACFE is encoded by the exons ATGCATGGTGTTGAAG AAAATGATTTTGACCAACTGAACCCCGAGGATTATGGACCTGCTGATATAGAGGACAACCAAGCACGCGTATTTCATCACCAGG ATTTCCAGTACCAGTATGCTGTTGATGCTGATATTGGGTACAAAGGTTCGGATCCGTATGATGCAGTGTACAAGGATCTTCCAAAAAAACATCATGTTCTGAAAAAGGCAAAAAATTGTCAATTCTGCCATGCAAAGAGGTTCCCAGGTGAAGGGCCTGCCTTCTGTTGCAGGAAAGGGAAGGTTAATATATATATTCTAGAGATAccggttgagctccgccgctTGTTTGCCAGTCAGACTGACAACGATGCAAAATATTTTAGGAAGCACATTCGTTATTTTAACAGTCACTTCTCATTCACAAGCTTTGGAGTTTCCATTGATCATAATCTCGCATCTGCAAGAGGTACTGGTGTCTATTGTTTTAAAGCACACGGTCAGATTTATCATAGATTGGATCAG TACAACATTGAACTTAATAcaagtatatctgttgatcaaaGGAGATATAATGCCCCTAGGATGGATCAGGTCGCTGCTATATGGATGGATGGTAATGACCCTCAGCAGCGGTTTTCTCGCAGCATAATAATATATGGCAGTGAGGATCGACCTCACTATATCAGGGCGTACCATGGTTGCTACGACCCATTAGCCTACCCTGTGTTGTGTCCTGATGGTGAGACTGGATGGGAGGATAAAAAGATTGAATATCAGGATCCACCTCCTGCTAAGCCGAAGAGAAAGTATACGAAGCGTAAGAATCAAG ATGATCTTTCTGATGGGGAATCAGGCGCAGTTCAGTTGCAGCCTCCTAAAAAGGGAAAACACCGACATTCAGTGTATTACAATTTTAATGGGGAAGACCATGATATGGATGAGCAAAGTGGCGATGAGGATGATCCCAATGATGAGCTTGATGACATAG CTGGTGGAGGATCTCGGCGTCGCGTCACTGCAAGAGAGTACTATTGTTTCAAGCTACAGATTCGTGAAGGTCAATTCAATGTGTTCTTTCATGCTGGTCAGCTCTTCCAGCAATTTGCAGTAGATATGTATGTCAAGGTTGAGTCAATGCGTCTAGATTGGTACGCGAAGCCAGCAAATCAGGCTATAATTCGTGTAGATTTATATCAG GGTCTTCTTGACACGCTCGCCGCTGGAGAGGTTGATGCTTGTTTTGAGTAA